The following coding sequences are from one Ochotona princeps isolate mOchPri1 chromosome 8, mOchPri1.hap1, whole genome shotgun sequence window:
- the TIA1 gene encoding cytotoxic granule associated RNA binding protein TIA1 isoform X9 codes for MEDEMPKTLYVGNLSRDVTEALILQLFSQIGPCKNCKMIMDTAGNDPYCFVEFHEHRHAAAALAAMNGRKIMGKEVKVNWATTPSSQKKDTSSSTVVSTQRSQDHFHVFVGDLSPEITTEDIKAAFAPFGRISVSLKNGQNCPG; via the exons ATGGAGGACGAGATGCCCAAGACTCT atATGTTGGTAACCTTTCCAGAGATGTGACAGAAGCTCTAATTCTCCAGCTCTTTAGCCAGATCGGACCTTGCAAAAACTGCAAAATGATTATGGAT ACAGCTGGGAACGATCCCTATTGTTTCGTGGAGTTTCATGAGCATCGCCACGCAGCTGCAGCGCTAGCTGCTATGAATGGGCGGAAGATAATGGGTAAG gaAGTCAAAGTGAATTGGGCAACGACCCCCAGCAGTCAAAAGAAAGATACAAGCA GTAGTACCGTTGTCAGCACACAGCGTTCACAAG atcatttccatgtctttgttggTGATCTCAGCCCAGAAATTACAACTGAAGATATAAAAGCTGCTTTTGCCCCATTTGGAAGAATATC AGTGTCTCTGAAGAATGGACAGAATTGCCCTGGCTAA